A part of Desulfofundulus salinus genomic DNA contains:
- the acd gene encoding glutaryl-CoA dehydrogenase Acd, producing the protein MNFDLPEELQDIRRLARDFAVSEVLPTVDADDKAHRFRRDLVEKMGELGFLGCVIPEEYGGNGLGYLALAILAEEIARVHSSLRIIFAANTLGPAITIWRYGSEELKQKYLPGLTSGKLLGCFAMTEPNAGSDVASMKARAVLEGDYYVLNGSKMWISLAPVADIALVYAYTDPSQRAKGMSAFIVDMKSEGITVEAITEKLGNWSSPVGTITFENCKVPKENLLGREGQGFAICMQQLDNTRLASAAGAVGVAQACLDAAIEYANTREQFGQPIGKFQMIQDMIAQMCVDIEAARLLTYRAAFLKDKGVPNTLETSMAKLFASEAANKCADYALRIYSAYGYSEEYPVARFFRDAKYYQIVEGTSNIHKLIISQDALGYRKANRSS; encoded by the coding sequence ATGAACTTCGATTTACCGGAAGAGTTACAGGACATTAGAAGGCTGGCCCGCGATTTTGCCGTGAGCGAAGTGCTGCCCACGGTGGACGCCGACGACAAGGCGCACCGCTTTCGTCGGGACCTGGTGGAAAAGATGGGGGAACTGGGCTTTTTAGGCTGCGTTATTCCCGAAGAATACGGCGGGAACGGACTGGGCTACCTGGCTTTAGCCATTCTGGCCGAGGAAATAGCCCGGGTGCACAGCTCCCTGCGCATCATTTTTGCGGCCAACACCCTTGGCCCGGCCATTACCATCTGGCGTTACGGCAGCGAAGAGTTGAAGCAAAAGTACCTGCCGGGGCTCACCAGCGGCAAACTGCTGGGATGTTTTGCCATGACCGAACCCAACGCCGGATCCGACGTAGCGTCCATGAAGGCCCGCGCTGTTTTAGAGGGAGATTATTATGTTTTGAACGGCAGCAAGATGTGGATCTCCTTAGCGCCTGTAGCCGACATAGCCCTCGTTTACGCCTATACCGATCCCTCCCAGCGGGCCAAGGGCATGTCTGCCTTCATCGTGGACATGAAGAGTGAAGGCATTACCGTAGAAGCGATAACTGAAAAACTGGGCAACTGGTCTTCGCCCGTGGGTACCATTACTTTTGAAAACTGCAAGGTGCCCAAAGAAAACCTCCTGGGGCGGGAAGGCCAGGGATTTGCCATCTGCATGCAGCAACTGGACAACACCCGCCTGGCCTCGGCCGCGGGTGCAGTGGGAGTGGCCCAGGCCTGCCTTGACGCCGCCATCGAATATGCCAATACCAGGGAGCAGTTTGGCCAGCCCATCGGTAAGTTCCAGATGATCCAGGACATGATTGCTCAAATGTGCGTGGACATTGAAGCGGCCCGCCTTTTAACCTACCGGGCGGCATTCCTGAAGGACAAAGGGGTGCCCAACACCCTGGAAACCTCCATGGCCAAGCTTTTTGCCAGTGAAGCCGCCAATAAATGCGCTGATTATGCCCTGAGAATATACAGCGCCTACGGTTACTCCGAGGAATACCCCGTGGCCCGGTTCTTCCGTGACGCCAAATATTATCAGATAGTGGAAGGTACCAGCAACATCCACAAGCTCATTATCTCCCAGGATGCTCTTGGTTATCGCAAGGCCAACCGTTCGTCCTGA